GCAACTAAACCAACTTCGATAAATTCTCGGAAGCCTTTGTAAATTTTGGTGAACAGGGAACCCGATGCTAAAGGTGCGACGATGTGGTCTGGCAATTCCCAACCTAGTTGTTCGGCAACTTCGTAACCCAAGGTTTTCGAGCCTTCGGAATAGTAAGGGCGAAGGTTAATGTTGACAAATCCCCAACCGTGTGTATTTGCAACTTCACAGCAGAGTCGGTTCACTTGGTCGTAATTTCCCTGCACTGCCATCACGGTGGGGCCGTAAATTAATGTACCCAGAATTTTACCGGCTTCCAAGTCGGCGGGGATGAAGACGCAACATTCGAGTCCGGCATGAGCTGCGATCGCAGCTGTTGAATTAGCTAAATTTCCTGTACTGGCACAAGATACTGTAGAAAAACCCAACTCTCTAGCTCTAGTTAGGGCAACTGATACCACCCTATCCTTGAAGCTGAGAGTCGGCATATTGACGGCATCGTTTTTAATATATAGCTTTTTTAATCCCAGGCGACGCGCTAAGCGATTGGAGCGTACTAGCGGTGTCATGCCCGTTCCAACATCAATTGGGTTGTCGGTCTCGACGGGCAGAAAGGCGCGATAACGCCAGATGGAATTTGGCCCCGCTTGAATAGTTTCGCGGGTAACCGTGCGGCGGATGGTGTCGTAGTCGTAAGCCACTTCCAGCGGGCCAAAACATAACTCGCAGACGTGAGTTGCTTTAGGTTCGTACTCACTACCACACTCTTTACACTTGAGCGATTTAAATGTGGCTGCTGTCTTGGTTTGGGTTGCGATCGCCTGAGTCATGATTTCTGCTCTCTATTTCTCAACTGTCGATTGATACTAGCACGACCTTTAAACACCGTCAAACATACCCGATTTATTTTGTCGGGTATGCTTATGGCTTATGACTAGGGGCTAGGCTTCGACGTGAGAC
This genomic stretch from Argonema galeatum A003/A1 harbors:
- the thrC gene encoding threonine synthase, translating into MTQAIATQTKTAATFKSLKCKECGSEYEPKATHVCELCFGPLEVAYDYDTIRRTVTRETIQAGPNSIWRYRAFLPVETDNPIDVGTGMTPLVRSNRLARRLGLKKLYIKNDAVNMPTLSFKDRVVSVALTRARELGFSTVSCASTGNLANSTAAIAAHAGLECCVFIPADLEAGKILGTLIYGPTVMAVQGNYDQVNRLCCEVANTHGWGFVNINLRPYYSEGSKTLGYEVAEQLGWELPDHIVAPLASGSLFTKIYKGFREFIEVGLVAEKDVRFSGAQAEGCSPIAQAFREGRDFVKPVKPSTIAKSLAIGNPADGIYALEVARKTGGNIESVTDAEIVEAIKLLAETEGIFTETAGGTTVAVLKKLVEAGKIDPDETTVVYITGNGLKTQEAIQGYIGEPLTIEPKLESFERALERAQTLDRLEWQQVLV